A window of the Bacillus sp. A301a_S52 genome harbors these coding sequences:
- the prfB gene encoding peptide chain release factor 2 (programmed frameshift) translates to MEMSEITQELSMMAKRLADFRGSLDLEEKETRIAELEEKMSDPMFWEDQNAAQKVINENNVLKNIVNTYRKLESDHEELDVSLELLKEENDSDLADDLEQGVKDIGKRLNEFELELLLSEPHDKNNAILELHPGAGGTESQDWASMLLRMYTRWAEAKGFKVETTDYLPGDEAGVKSVTLLIQGHNAYGYLKAEKGVHRLVRISPFDSSGRRHTSFASCDVMPELDDNVEITISPDDLRIDTFRSSGAGGQHVNTTDSAVRMTHLPTNTVVSCQSERSQIKNREKAMKMLKAKLFQQEMDKQRKEAEELRGEQSDIGWGSQIRSYVFHPYNMVKDHRTNVETGNTQAVMDGELAPFIDAYLRSQID, encoded by the exons ATGGAAATGTCAGAAATAACACAAGAACTATCAATGATGGCTAAACGATTAGCGGACTTTAGGGGGTCTCTT GACTTAGAAGAAAAAGAGACCCGAATTGCTGAACTAGAGGAAAAAATGTCTGATCCGATGTTTTGGGAGGATCAAAATGCAGCTCAAAAAGTGATAAATGAAAATAATGTATTGAAAAATATCGTGAATACGTATCGGAAATTAGAAAGTGATCATGAAGAGCTTGACGTTTCCTTAGAATTATTAAAAGAGGAAAATGACAGTGATCTAGCTGATGATTTAGAGCAAGGTGTTAAAGATATTGGCAAGCGTCTAAACGAATTTGAGCTTGAGCTGTTATTAAGTGAACCACATGACAAAAATAATGCTATTTTAGAGCTACATCCAGGAGCTGGTGGAACAGAATCACAAGACTGGGCCTCTATGTTGCTTAGAATGTATACAAGATGGGCAGAAGCTAAAGGATTCAAAGTGGAAACGACAGATTATCTCCCCGGAGATGAAGCAGGGGTGAAAAGTGTGACCTTATTAATTCAAGGTCATAATGCTTACGGCTATTTGAAAGCTGAAAAAGGTGTTCATCGACTGGTTAGAATTTCTCCATTCGACTCTTCAGGACGTCGGCACACATCATTTGCTTCTTGTGATGTCATGCCTGAATTGGATGACAATGTGGAAATTACGATATCACCAGATGACTTAAGAATTGATACGTTTAGGTCGAGTGGGGCAGGAGGACAACACGTGAATACGACAGATTCTGCTGTTCGTATGACACACTTGCCAACAAACACAGTGGTCAGTTGCCAGTCAGAACGTTCGCAAATAAAAAATAGAGAAAAAGCAATGAAAATGTTAAAAGCTAAATTATTTCAACAGGAAATGGATAAACAGCGAAAAGAAGCTGAAGAGCTACGTGGTGAGCAATCAGATATCGGTTGGGGCAGTCAAATTCGCTCTTACGTCTTCCATCCATACAACATGGTGAAAGAT
- the secA gene encoding preprotein translocase subunit SecA — MLGLLKKVIGDTDKKHLKKLEKLLDEIENYKDDLSKLSDEGLRQKTEDLKQRYQKGEKLDDMLPEAYAVVREGSTRALGMTHFRVQLLGGIVLHRGDIAEMKTGEGKTLVGTLPVYLNALTGKGVHVVTVNEYLARRDAEEMGKLFNFLGLTVGLNVSGMSKDEKREAYAADVTYGTNNEFGFDYLRDNMVTYKEQMVQRPLHFAIVDEVDSILIDEARTPLIISGSANRTTELYTAANSFIRMLKDEEDYTYDEKTKNVQLTDEGVSKAERVFNIDNLFDSEHVQLNHHINQALKAHKVMVKDEDYVVEDGEVAIVDQFTGRLMKGRRYSDGLHQAIEAKEALEIKRESMTLASITFQNYFRMYQKLAGMTGTAKTEEEEFRNIYGMNVYSVPTNEPVIREDRPDLIYKTMDGKFKAIIEKIHELYEKGQPVLVGTVNVDTSELIANMLKKKRVPHNVLNAKNHEREAEIIENAGQPKAVTIATNMAGRGTDIKLGEGVKDLGGLFVLGTERHESRRIDNQLRGRSGRQGDPGRSQFYLSLEDTLMRRFGSDNMSKMMGRMGMDEDQPLESKLITRAVEQAQKRVEGNNFDARKQLLQYDDVMREQRDIIYEQRMEVLEAENLRPVVEKMLESTVERQVSLYTPETEVPEDWNLQGIVDYINATVLSGNEISVRELDGLEPEEMVEEIMEKVTEDYNRREEEFTPETMREFERVILLRTVDSKWTSHIDQMDQLRQGIHLRAYGQNDPLREYKFEGFEMFEQMIATIEEEVSRYVMKAQIQSNLERKQVAEGKAVHQSSNETSKESKRKTPFTKGQTIGRNDPCPCGSGKKYKQCHGR; from the coding sequence ATGTTAGGTTTATTAAAAAAGGTCATTGGCGATACAGATAAAAAGCATTTAAAAAAGTTGGAAAAACTTCTTGATGAGATAGAAAACTATAAGGACGACTTAAGTAAACTGAGTGATGAGGGTCTTCGTCAAAAAACTGAAGACTTAAAACAACGTTATCAAAAGGGTGAAAAACTTGATGATATGTTACCTGAAGCCTATGCTGTTGTTCGAGAAGGGTCTACACGGGCTCTGGGAATGACTCACTTCCGCGTCCAGTTACTTGGGGGAATTGTCCTTCACCGTGGGGACATCGCTGAAATGAAAACGGGTGAAGGTAAAACGTTAGTCGGTACTTTGCCAGTCTATTTAAATGCTTTAACTGGTAAAGGTGTACATGTGGTGACCGTTAATGAATACCTTGCTCGTCGTGATGCAGAAGAAATGGGTAAACTGTTTAATTTTCTCGGTTTAACTGTTGGATTAAATGTGAGTGGTATGTCGAAAGATGAAAAAAGAGAAGCCTATGCAGCAGATGTTACATATGGGACAAATAATGAATTTGGCTTTGATTACTTACGAGATAATATGGTGACCTATAAAGAGCAAATGGTGCAACGTCCTCTTCATTTTGCCATTGTCGATGAAGTCGACTCTATTTTAATTGATGAGGCCCGAACCCCTTTAATTATTTCGGGTTCTGCTAACCGAACAACTGAACTGTATACAGCTGCGAACTCTTTCATTCGTATGTTGAAAGACGAGGAAGACTATACGTATGATGAGAAAACAAAAAATGTCCAATTAACGGATGAAGGTGTCAGTAAAGCAGAACGCGTATTTAATATAGACAATCTATTTGACTCAGAGCATGTCCAGCTAAATCATCATATTAACCAAGCTTTAAAAGCCCATAAAGTCATGGTGAAAGATGAAGATTACGTTGTGGAAGACGGAGAAGTGGCAATCGTAGACCAGTTTACAGGACGGTTAATGAAAGGACGCCGATATAGTGATGGTCTCCATCAAGCTATAGAAGCAAAAGAGGCGTTGGAAATTAAGCGAGAAAGTATGACACTTGCTTCAATTACCTTCCAAAACTACTTCCGAATGTATCAAAAGTTAGCAGGTATGACAGGGACTGCGAAAACAGAGGAAGAAGAATTCCGAAATATTTATGGAATGAACGTCTATTCGGTACCGACGAACGAACCGGTCATTAGAGAAGATCGTCCTGACTTAATTTATAAAACGATGGACGGGAAATTTAAAGCTATTATTGAAAAAATCCATGAATTATACGAAAAAGGCCAGCCTGTTCTTGTAGGGACTGTTAATGTCGATACATCCGAATTGATTGCCAATATGTTAAAAAAGAAAAGGGTCCCTCATAACGTTCTAAATGCTAAAAATCATGAACGAGAAGCTGAGATTATTGAGAATGCTGGTCAACCAAAAGCAGTGACAATTGCCACCAATATGGCGGGGCGTGGAACAGATATAAAATTAGGCGAAGGTGTTAAAGATTTAGGAGGTCTATTTGTTCTTGGAACAGAACGTCATGAAAGTAGACGTATTGATAACCAGCTGCGTGGTCGTTCTGGCCGACAAGGGGACCCGGGACGCTCCCAATTTTATCTGTCATTAGAAGATACTCTTATGAGACGATTTGGTTCGGATAACATGAGTAAAATGATGGGAAGAATGGGGATGGATGAAGACCAGCCTCTTGAAAGTAAGCTTATTACACGAGCTGTTGAACAAGCGCAAAAACGAGTAGAAGGAAATAACTTTGATGCACGAAAACAACTCCTCCAATATGATGATGTTATGCGTGAACAGCGAGACATTATTTATGAACAACGTATGGAAGTTCTCGAGGCTGAAAACCTGAGGCCAGTCGTGGAAAAAATGCTTGAATCAACTGTTGAACGACAAGTTAGTCTATATACACCAGAAACTGAAGTCCCTGAAGATTGGAATTTGCAAGGAATTGTGGATTATATTAATGCCACTGTCTTGAGCGGAAATGAGATAAGTGTACGTGAGTTAGATGGCCTGGAACCTGAAGAAATGGTTGAAGAAATTATGGAAAAGGTAACAGAGGACTACAACCGACGGGAAGAAGAATTTACGCCTGAAACGATGAGAGAATTTGAACGAGTGATCCTTCTGCGTACAGTAGATTCAAAGTGGACGAGTCACATCGATCAAATGGATCAACTACGCCAAGGAATTCATCTGCGAGCCTATGGCCAGAATGACCCATTAAGAGAATATAAATTTGAAGGATTTGAAATGTTTGAGCAGATGATAGCCACGATTGAAGAAGAAGTGTCACGATATGTTATGAAAGCGCAAATTCAATCTAACCTTGAGCGAAAGCAAGTAGCTGAAGGGAAGGCTGTTCATCAAAGCTCAAATGAAACAAGCAAAGAAAGCAAACGAAAAACCCCATTTACAAAAGGACAGACCATCGGAAGAAACGATCCTTGTCCGTGTGGTTCAGGAAAAAAATACAAACAGTGTCATGGAAGATAA
- a CDS encoding transcription antiterminator, translating to MLSVKKILNNNVVIAEHPDYQEVVLIGKGLGFGKEPGQEIAGDKAEKFFVLKNEDEQQQYMNLLEYVDEEFIGIMNEFIEKLEARFKTKLHEHIHVGLTDHLYFAAKRIRQGQGIKNPFLHETELAYPMEYAAAMELTEWLNEKLDIRIPDGEIGFITLHIHSALTNRNLAEINHHTQLVSELILIIEDYLKIKISRRDMNYLRLVRHLHHAIERIQTETYVENQDSLKKVLQVEYPVCYNLSWKLIKIMQQRLQVSIPDAEAVYLTLHLQRLDSTQPNT from the coding sequence ATGCTGTCCGTAAAAAAAATATTAAATAATAATGTCGTGATAGCTGAACACCCAGACTATCAAGAGGTCGTCTTGATTGGGAAAGGTCTTGGATTTGGTAAAGAACCTGGGCAAGAGATCGCCGGAGACAAAGCAGAAAAATTTTTCGTGTTAAAAAATGAAGATGAACAGCAGCAATACATGAATTTATTAGAATATGTAGACGAAGAGTTCATTGGAATTATGAATGAATTTATCGAAAAGCTGGAAGCACGATTTAAAACAAAACTACATGAACACATCCATGTAGGGTTAACCGACCATCTTTATTTCGCTGCCAAACGCATTCGACAAGGTCAAGGAATTAAAAACCCCTTCTTGCATGAGACTGAACTTGCATATCCAATGGAATATGCAGCGGCCATGGAATTAACAGAGTGGCTGAATGAAAAACTCGATATACGAATTCCTGATGGAGAAATAGGATTTATAACATTACACATTCATAGTGCTTTAACAAATCGTAATTTAGCCGAGATCAATCACCATACTCAGCTTGTAAGTGAACTCATTTTAATTATTGAAGATTATTTAAAAATTAAAATAAGTCGCAGAGACATGAATTATTTACGTCTAGTTAGGCACTTACACCATGCGATTGAGCGGATTCAAACAGAAACATACGTAGAAAATCAAGACAGTTTAAAAAAGGTGTTGCAAGTTGAATATCCCGTATGCTACAATTTGTCTTGGAAACTGATTAAAATTATGCAACAGCGCTTACAAGTGTCTATTCCAGATGCAGAAGCAGTTTATCTTACATTGCATCTACAACGTTTGGACTCTACACAACCGAATACTTGA
- a CDS encoding PTS transporter subunit EIIC, with amino-acid sequence MFKNSFGTLQKVGRSLMLPVALLPAAGILLAFGDAMQNPDMIARLPFLDSAIFSLIAEMMQSAGDIVFANLALLFAVGVAIGLAKGDGVAGLAALIGYLIINVTMSVIRGVDASMLVDHPEYASVLGIPTLQTGVFGGIIAGLLGAYMYNKYYNIELPSYLGFFAGKRFVPIVTAASSIIVGTLLAFLWPYVQDGLNAFSYFMTESNRTLATFIFGVVERALIPFGLHHIFYSPFWFEFGTYTNAAGDLIRGDQQIFFNQIRDGAELTAGAFMTGKFPFMMFGLPAAALAIYHCAKPSQKKVVAGIMGSAALTSFLTGITEPIEFSFLFVAPLLFVVHTLFAGLSFMTMHILDIKIGMTFSGGVIDFFLYGILPNRTAWWLVIPVGLVFAVIYYFGFRFAILKFNLMTPGREEQNADEVAGDSKKAGNTELPYEVLKAFGGKENLTYLDACITRLRITVDDVSKVDKDRLKQLGASGVMQVDKNIQAIFGPRSETIKGQMEDIIQGNTPVPESTEEATETTGPVTSEVAVAMPIEGIIKPLSEVPDKMFAEKMMGDGFAIDPTVGRVVSPVDGKVVNLFTTKHAIGLQAEDGTEILIHVGIDTVKLKGEGFEAHIQQGDEVTVGQELLTFDLESIKEKAPSVMTPIIFTNLSDSQAVVIEKDGQTKTGETDRVRIKNK; translated from the coding sequence GTGTTTAAGAATTCTTTTGGAACGTTACAAAAAGTTGGTCGTTCCCTTATGCTCCCTGTAGCATTGTTACCAGCTGCCGGGATTCTACTTGCATTTGGTGATGCGATGCAAAATCCTGATATGATAGCACGATTACCATTTTTAGATAGTGCCATCTTTTCACTTATTGCTGAAATGATGCAATCAGCAGGTGATATCGTATTTGCTAACCTCGCATTATTATTTGCTGTCGGTGTCGCAATCGGCTTAGCCAAAGGAGACGGTGTTGCTGGTCTTGCCGCCTTAATTGGTTATTTAATTATCAATGTAACGATGAGTGTCATTCGTGGTGTTGATGCAAGCATGCTTGTAGACCATCCTGAATATGCAAGTGTTCTTGGGATTCCAACATTGCAAACGGGCGTTTTTGGTGGTATTATAGCTGGTTTGCTCGGTGCCTATATGTATAACAAATATTACAATATAGAACTACCTTCATATCTTGGTTTCTTTGCTGGTAAACGGTTTGTTCCAATCGTAACAGCTGCATCTTCAATTATCGTTGGTACACTTTTAGCTTTTTTATGGCCATATGTTCAAGATGGCTTAAATGCATTCTCATATTTCATGACAGAATCAAACCGTACGTTAGCAACATTTATTTTTGGTGTTGTTGAACGAGCATTGATTCCGTTTGGTCTCCACCACATTTTCTACTCTCCTTTCTGGTTTGAGTTCGGTACTTATACGAACGCAGCAGGAGACCTTATCCGTGGGGATCAGCAAATCTTCTTTAACCAAATTCGAGATGGTGCTGAGCTAACAGCTGGTGCCTTTATGACTGGTAAGTTCCCATTCATGATGTTTGGACTTCCAGCAGCTGCATTAGCCATCTACCACTGTGCAAAGCCTAGTCAGAAAAAAGTGGTTGCCGGTATTATGGGATCTGCAGCACTTACATCTTTCTTAACTGGTATTACAGAGCCAATTGAATTCAGTTTCTTATTCGTTGCACCACTATTGTTTGTTGTTCACACGCTATTTGCAGGGTTATCGTTCATGACTATGCATATTTTAGACATTAAAATTGGGATGACATTCTCTGGAGGGGTTATTGACTTCTTCCTCTATGGAATTTTACCTAACCGAACTGCTTGGTGGCTAGTGATTCCTGTCGGTTTAGTCTTTGCAGTTATTTACTACTTCGGTTTCCGCTTTGCGATCTTAAAGTTCAACCTCATGACTCCTGGTCGTGAAGAGCAAAATGCCGATGAGGTAGCTGGCGATTCTAAAAAAGCAGGAAATACTGAATTACCTTACGAAGTACTAAAAGCTTTCGGTGGTAAAGAAAACTTAACTTATTTAGACGCTTGTATCACTCGTCTCCGCATTACTGTTGATGATGTCTCAAAAGTTGATAAAGACCGCTTGAAACAGTTAGGTGCTTCAGGAGTTATGCAGGTTGATAAAAACATTCAAGCTATTTTCGGACCACGTTCTGAAACGATTAAAGGGCAAATGGAAGATATCATCCAAGGTAACACGCCTGTGCCTGAAAGTACTGAGGAAGCAACTGAAACAACAGGTCCAGTAACAAGTGAAGTTGCAGTTGCAATGCCAATTGAAGGTATCATTAAGCCATTGTCAGAAGTTCCAGACAAAATGTTTGCTGAAAAGATGATGGGTGATGGTTTCGCAATTGATCCGACTGTAGGCCGTGTGGTATCTCCTGTAGACGGGAAAGTCGTTAACTTATTTACAACGAAGCATGCAATTGGGCTTCAAGCTGAAGACGGAACAGAAATCCTTATTCACGTTGGTATTGATACGGTAAAATTAAAAGGCGAAGGATTTGAGGCTCATATTCAACAAGGTGATGAGGTCACTGTTGGTCAAGAGCTACTTACATTCGACCTTGAAAGTATTAAAGAGAAAGCACCATCCGTTATGACTCCAATCATTTTCACTAACTTAAGCGATTCTCAGGCTGTAGTTATTGAAAAAGATGGTCAAACTAAAACTGGTGAAACTGATCGCGTACGTATTAAAAATAAATAA
- the raiA gene encoding ribosome-associated translation inhibitor RaiA: MNFNIRGENLEITSSLKEYVEKKVGKLEKYFDTIPSSDVHVKMSVLNSVQKVEITIPMPKLLLRAEEKHTDMYAAIDLVIEKLERQIRKHKTKVNRKFRGDDSLKYMFKNELEPLAEEDPVADDEIEIVRTKRFDLKPMDIEEAVLQMDMLGHNFFVFANAVSGFTNVVYKRKDGRYGLIEPE, from the coding sequence ATGAATTTTAATATTCGCGGTGAAAACCTGGAAATTACCTCATCTTTGAAGGAGTACGTTGAAAAGAAGGTAGGCAAACTTGAAAAGTACTTTGATACTATCCCCTCATCAGATGTACACGTGAAAATGAGCGTTCTCAATAGTGTTCAAAAAGTAGAGATCACTATTCCGATGCCTAAATTATTATTACGTGCTGAAGAAAAGCATACAGATATGTATGCTGCGATAGATCTAGTGATTGAAAAATTAGAAAGACAAATCAGAAAGCATAAAACAAAAGTAAATCGCAAATTTCGTGGTGACGATAGTTTAAAATACATGTTTAAAAATGAATTAGAACCATTAGCAGAGGAAGACCCGGTTGCTGATGATGAAATAGAAATTGTAAGAACTAAACGATTTGATCTTAAACCTATGGATATTGAAGAAGCTGTTTTACAGATGGATATGTTAGGACATAACTTCTTCGTTTTTGCTAATGCAGTGAGCGGGTTCACGAACGTTGTATATAAGCGAAAAGATGGCCGTTACGGGCTTATTGAACCCGAATAA
- a CDS encoding cold shock domain-containing protein, which translates to MQGKVKWFNAEKGFGFIEREDGDDVFVHYSAIDQEGFKTLDEGQEVQFEIVEGARGPQAANVVKI; encoded by the coding sequence ATGCAGGGAAAAGTAAAATGGTTTAATGCAGAAAAAGGTTTTGGATTCATCGAAAGAGAAGACGGAGACGATGTATTCGTACATTACTCTGCCATTGATCAGGAAGGATTCAAAACACTTGATGAAGGCCAAGAGGTACAATTTGAAATCGTTGAAGGAGCTCGTGGTCCTCAAGCTGCAAATGTTGTTAAAATATAA
- the ssb gene encoding single-stranded DNA-binding protein: protein MLNQFTLIGRIARQPSLQTTREGISFTRFTLAVRRPFKNQAGQYDTDFVQLISWNKVAERVADFCSKGSLVSVNGRIQMRSFELEEEKRLTVPDVVAENVTFLQMKKRSDDTHSHENVPIPSPPLSSSEKSPSS, encoded by the coding sequence ATGTTAAATCAATTTACACTTATTGGCCGAATAGCTAGGCAGCCCTCCCTACAAACTACGAGAGAAGGTATATCGTTCACGCGCTTTACATTAGCCGTCCGACGACCTTTTAAAAATCAAGCAGGCCAATATGACACGGACTTCGTCCAACTTATCTCCTGGAACAAGGTAGCAGAAAGAGTTGCGGATTTCTGCTCAAAAGGCTCTTTAGTCTCTGTTAATGGGCGTATTCAGATGAGATCATTTGAATTGGAAGAAGAAAAACGACTAACAGTACCAGACGTGGTAGCTGAAAACGTCACATTTTTGCAAATGAAAAAAAGATCTGATGATACACATAGTCATGAAAATGTTCCTATTCCCAGTCCACCTCTCTCATCATCAGAAAAATCCCCTTCTAGCTAA
- a CDS encoding glycoside hydrolase family 130 protein produces MTVKLIGEQLTNIPWEDKPEGLTMPVWRHTANPVIKRNPAKGIARIFNSAVIPYDNKFLGVFRAETTNGRPHLHLGYSDDALNWEIDEQKMTFVDDSGAEFQPRYAYDPRLIKVDNTYYIIWCTDFYGASIGMAKTHDFKTFIRVENPFLPFNRNGVLFPRKINGNYLLLSRPSDSGHTPFGDIFLSESPDLTYWGKHRRVMGKGGEGWWQNVKIGGGPAPIETSEGWLIFYHGVTGTCNGLVYSMGGAILDLHEPSKVKYRCKTFLLTPETEYEERGFVNNVIFPCATLSDAQTGRIAIYYGAADTYVGVAYTEVNQVVDYIKEHHEQVEDDQEIGTM; encoded by the coding sequence ATGACAGTTAAATTAATTGGGGAACAGCTAACAAACATACCCTGGGAAGACAAGCCAGAGGGACTGACAATGCCAGTTTGGCGTCATACGGCTAATCCTGTAATTAAACGTAATCCTGCAAAAGGGATTGCTAGAATATTTAATAGTGCCGTCATCCCTTACGATAATAAATTTCTTGGTGTATTTAGGGCTGAAACAACAAATGGCAGACCTCATCTGCATTTAGGCTACAGTGATGACGCTTTAAATTGGGAAATCGACGAACAGAAAATGACCTTTGTTGATGATTCCGGAGCTGAATTTCAACCGAGATATGCGTATGATCCGAGACTCATTAAAGTTGATAATACCTACTATATTATTTGGTGTACGGATTTTTATGGTGCTTCTATCGGCATGGCAAAGACGCACGACTTTAAGACGTTTATAAGAGTTGAAAATCCATTTCTACCATTTAATCGTAATGGCGTACTATTTCCAAGAAAGATTAATGGTAATTATCTGTTATTATCACGTCCAAGTGATAGCGGTCATACGCCTTTTGGAGATATCTTTTTAAGTGAAAGTCCAGATTTAACGTATTGGGGGAAACATCGCCGTGTGATGGGAAAAGGTGGAGAAGGCTGGTGGCAAAATGTTAAAATTGGAGGCGGACCAGCGCCTATTGAAACATCTGAAGGATGGCTTATATTTTATCATGGTGTAACAGGCACTTGTAATGGTCTAGTATACAGTATGGGCGGCGCGATTCTTGATTTACACGAACCATCAAAGGTAAAGTACCGGTGTAAAACTTTTTTGTTGACCCCTGAAACAGAGTATGAAGAAAGAGGTTTTGTCAATAATGTTATCTTCCCATGCGCTACATTGAGTGATGCACAAACAGGGCGTATTGCTATTTATTACGGGGCTGCAGACACTTATGTAGGGGTCGCTTACACAGAAGTAAATCAGGTAGTAGATTATATAAAAGAACACCATGAACAAGTGGAGGATGATCAAGAAATAGGGACAATGTAA
- a CDS encoding LacI family DNA-binding transcriptional regulator — protein MRNNVTMRDIADKIGVSSVTVSKALNDKEGVSEELRKKIQSLAEELGYRFNSTAKSMKEGLSYNIGVIIPEHFIGETKSFYLSFYQEITKHLESYHYYGILQTLSQEDEMNHVLPGTYYENKVDGFIILGQISNEYLNVLKNNGIPLICLDFYTDQTEVDCIITDNFYGTYEVTNHLIKMGHREIAFVGNIYFTSSIQDRYLGYYKSLLEHRLPLKEHFIINDRDDNGTFIDIQLPKERPTAFVCNCDQVAYNVVKKLQRLGYRIPEDFSVVGFDNDIYSTIASPQLTTVQVNVPEMSEAAVRNIIEKVRDNQKASGRVLVKGKIVQRDSVADINSKFKK, from the coding sequence TTGCGGAATAATGTGACGATGAGGGATATTGCTGACAAAATTGGTGTGAGTAGTGTCACGGTTTCTAAAGCTTTAAATGATAAAGAAGGCGTGAGTGAAGAATTAAGAAAAAAAATCCAAAGTTTGGCTGAAGAATTAGGTTATAGATTTAATTCAACGGCTAAATCTATGAAGGAAGGCTTATCCTATAATATTGGGGTCATCATCCCGGAACACTTTATTGGGGAAACGAAATCCTTTTATTTAAGCTTTTATCAAGAGATTACCAAACACCTTGAAAGTTATCATTATTATGGAATTTTACAAACGCTCTCACAAGAAGATGAAATGAACCATGTCCTTCCTGGGACATACTACGAAAATAAAGTAGATGGCTTTATCATTCTTGGCCAGATTAGTAATGAGTATCTTAATGTGTTAAAAAATAATGGTATTCCACTTATTTGCCTGGACTTTTATACGGATCAAACTGAAGTTGATTGTATTATTACGGATAACTTCTATGGCACTTACGAAGTAACAAACCATTTAATCAAGATGGGACATAGAGAGATCGCATTCGTTGGAAATATTTATTTTACGAGTAGTATACAAGACCGCTATTTAGGCTATTATAAATCGCTACTTGAGCATCGTCTCCCCTTAAAAGAGCATTTTATCATAAATGACCGTGATGATAATGGGACGTTTATAGACATTCAGCTACCTAAAGAGAGACCGACAGCTTTCGTATGTAATTGCGATCAAGTGGCGTACAATGTCGTTAAAAAATTGCAACGTCTAGGTTACCGGATACCTGAAGATTTTTCGGTAGTAGGCTTTGATAATGACATTTATTCGACGATTGCTTCACCACAACTTACGACGGTACAAGTAAACGTTCCGGAAATGTCTGAAGCTGCCGTGAGAAATATTATAGAAAAAGTCAGGGATAATCAGAAAGCATCAGGAAGAGTATTAGTGAAAGGAAAAATTGTTCAAAGGGATTCAGTTGCTGATATCAATTCAAAATTTAAAAAATAA